In Lentisphaera araneosa HTCC2155, the genomic window AGCCTGTCGGAATTCTGAAAAGATATATTGCGTATCAAGCCGATCAAATCACGTCAACATGTACATGTAATGATGAGTTTAGTCGTCTTTACAGAGCACCAAGTAATTAGCGAGTAGAAATCACCTTATCTGTATAAAAAAGAGTGCCTGAGAGCCTTTTTAGGCTCCAATAAAGAATTTTTTATCGAACGGCGACAGGCCATTGCCTTTTGTGAGTTTAAATATTCTTTTGAGGTTATAAGCGATGCTGAGTAAGTCCCACTCGAGGTTAACTTTTTCAATACCTCGCAGGAAAAATTGCCTGAACCCGAGCACTTCTTTAATTATACCAAAGGCTGGTTCCACTGTTTGTTTACGCAGCTTATAACATTCTCTCCCTCGTGTAGTTTGAAGCTTTTGGCGCATAGCTTCTTTTGGAGTTAAACCTTGAGGTGAGTATTCTAGGTCATCTCTCTTTTCTAAGTCTGCGACTGTTCGCCCGTGAGGCGTACGTTCTACATCACAATAAACTTCAGTGTTTTGGGTTTCATCGCTTTCGATTTTTGTAACAGCTCCCTCGGAGTAATAACCACTATCAGCCAAGAGTTCACTGACTTCTCTGATGGAGGAATCTATGCTATTCAAGGCTGGATCAAGCTGTAGTTTGTCATTGGGATCATTTGTTACATAGGCACCGAGAATCAACATGCTACCTTCAATATCTACCGCCGCTTGAGCGTTATAGCATTGCTGAAAACCTGATGAAGATGTCTTCATAATACGACTTTCTTCATCGGTGAAATTTACTTGCGCTTTATCGTCAGGTATATCTTGAGGAGGCTTGGGTTCACGTCCACGAGGTTTTCCGCCTTTATCACGAATAGTTTGTCGTGTTTTTTGTTTCTGTTCATACTCTTCTTGCTTTGCTTTCATCTTTTCGGAATGACGCTCTTCGATGATTTTTCTCGCATCTTTGAGTTTAGCTATACGGGTTTCGCGTCGAGTGATTTCTTCTGGTATGCTCAAGCCTTCTTCAAGTGGTTTAGAGTCGGCCTGTTCAGCTTTTTGAGTTAACGCATCAACTTCTGCGCTAAGCAACTCAAGTAACTCACCTGATTTCTTATACGACACGGCCGAATGCTTACTTG contains:
- a CDS encoding IS1182 family transposase, translated to MSSRFKYFDRNTPLLLPPSLNDWIPEDHIVHFIIDAVDLVPVDKFKTNPTGSGSDQFHPHLMLSILIYCYATGRFSSREIECATYSDLAVRYIAADLHPDHDTICKFRRENGVAFKEAFIQVLELASELKVLKKLGGVSVDGTKIKANASKHSAVSYKKSGELLELLSAEVDALTQKAEQADSKPLEEGLSIPEEITRRETRIAKLKDARKIIEERHSEKMKAKQEEYEQKQKTRQTIRDKGGKPRGREPKPPQDIPDDKAQVNFTDEESRIMKTSSSGFQQCYNAQAAVDIEGSMLILGAYVTNDPNDKLQLDPALNSIDSSIREVSELLADSGYYSEGAVTKIESDETQNTEVYCDVERTPHGRTVADLEKRDDLEYSPQGLTPKEAMRQKLQTTRGRECYKLRKQTVEPAFGIIKEVLGFRQFFLRGIEKVNLEWDLLSIAYNLKRIFKLTKGNGLSPFDKKFFIGA